The following is a genomic window from Bacillus sp. V2I10.
TCAAAAATAATCGATCCCCTCCTTGATAAGGCGTGCAGTGTAATCGGCAATGTTTATGAAGATCACAGCAATGAATTAATGGAGATCGCTTATTCGGCGCTTGAAGAATTATCTGTACCTGTTGTGCCGATTACAGATGGCATCGCCGTTATCCCGCTTGTTGGCACAATCGATACTCGCCGTGCTTCCTTAATTATGGGAGTTGCGCTCCATGAAGGAGCCCGTCTGAATTTAGAGCATGTGATTCTGGATGTATCCGGAGTTCCGATTATCGATACAATGGTTGCTGATCAAATTTTAATCGTTGATGCTTTGAAGCTTAGCGGCATTGAGACCGTACTGACAGGCATTCGTCCAGAAATTGCCCAGACATTATGAGCCTTGGACTTGATTTTAATTCAGTTGCGACTAATTTTAATATGAAACACGCTTTGCATGATTTCGGTTTTCGAAAACGTTAAAAGCTGCAGCCAACTAAAATGGCTGCAGCTTTTTTTGCTTCTATAAAATCTTACTGAGAAAACTCTTTGTTCGTTCATGCTTCGTATTTTCAAATAATTCCATAGGGGTATTCTCTTCGATAATCATGCCCTCATCCATAAAGATGACACGATCTCCTACTTCACGGGCAAAGCCCATTTCATGCGTGACAATCATCATTGTCATTCCTTCTTTAGCCAGCTGCTTCATGACTTCGAGCACTTCTCCAACCATTTCCGGATCCAGTGCGGAGGTTGGCTCGTCAAATAACATGATTTTCGGTTCCATCGCGAGTGCCCGTGCAATCGCCACACGCTGCTTTTGTCCGCCTGATAAGGAATCCGGATAAACATTTACTTTTTCAGAAAGCCCCACTTTTTGCAGCAGATCTCTTGCTTTAGCTTCTGCTTTTTCCTTGCTCCATTTTCGTACAATGATGGGTGAGACCGTCAGATTTTCAAGGACTGTCTTGTGCGGAAACAAATTAAAATGCTGAAAGACCATTCCCACATCTTTTCTTATAGCATTGATGTCTGTCGATCTGGCGGTCAAATCCGCTCCTTCGATGTACACATGCCCTTCTGAAATAGTTTCCAATAAATTCAAACACCTCAGAAACGTTGATTTTCCTGAGCCTGAAGGTCCAATAACGACGACAACTTCCTGAGGCTTTACTTCCATTGATATCCCTTTGAGTACTTCATTTTTACCAAAAGATTTTTTCAGTGCTTTTACCGAGATCATTCTGTGTCTAACCTTCTTTCAACATAATTTAGCAAATAGGTTAGGCTTAATGTAAGCACTAAATAAACGAAAGCGACTGTTAAGTAAGGTTCCCAAATCCGGTAATATTGACCGGTAGCGGCCTTGCCCCAATACATTAATTCCGGCACTGAAATTAACGAAATCAGCGAAGAATCTTTAAGCAGCACGATAAATTCATTTCCAAGCGGAGGAATCATCCGTTTCACTGCCTGCGGCAAAATTACTTCCTTCATTGCTTGCATATGATTCATTCCAAGTGATCGTGCAGCTTCCATCTGTCCCCTGTCGATTGACTTAATGCCGGCTCTGAAAATTTCCGCTATGTAAGCAGCAGCATTTAAGGCTAAGGAGACAACTCCTGATATGATGGGATTCACGGTAGTCATAAACAACGGCATAACGCCGAAATGGATTATGAATATCTGAACCAGCAGCGGTGTTCCTCTGAAAAAATTGATATACCAGACAAAAGGCAGCTTTGCCAGCGGGTTTTTCATCATTTTACCTATTCCGATAAATAGACCTAAGATTGCGCCAAGCAGTACGCCCATAATCGTGATGGCGATTGTCCATAGTGTTCCTTCTATAAAAAGCGGCAGATAATCTGCTATAATATCAAAACGGAAATCCATAGCTGTCTCCTTTGTGTTTAAATCGAATGAAAAGCCCGGTATTTATTCTGCTTTTAATAGAGTATCTACACTCGGCTCTTTTCCAAACCACTTTTCATAGATTTCTGCGTACTTCCCGCTTTCAATGACCGCTTTAATTGCTTCATCAAATTCCGCTTTTAACTTGCTGTCTTTCGGAAACATTAAGCCGTAAAATTCAGATTCAAAGCTTTCTTTATCTTCTATCGCTTTGACTTTGCTGTTTGGATTGTTCTTTGCATATTCACTTGCCACTACATTATCTGTCACAACCACTTCAACATCATTATTTTCAAGTGCCATAAATGCAACAGCGGTAGTGTCATATTTTGATATATTGTTATTTGCGCCGACTACTTTTTCTGCTGCAAGCTGTCCGGTTGTACCGTTTTGCACGCCGATTTTCTTCCCTTTAAGATCTTCAGCGCTTTTAATGTCTGTACCTTCTTTAAAAACAATCATATGTGTGGATTCGAAATAAGGAATTGAAAAATCATAGGTTTGTTTGCGGTCATCATTAATTGTAATACCTGAGATCGCCAAATCGATTTGTTTCCCTTGTACGGATGCAAATAATGGATCCCACCCGATGTTTTCAAGTGTATGCTTATAGCCTGCCTCTTCCATAACTGCATCCAGAAAATCGACATCAAAGCCAACAATCTTCCCTTTATCCATGTATTCAAACGGCGCGAATGCCGCATCGGTTCCAACTTTAAGGACTTTCTTCTCATCTGACTCTGCACCATTGCTTGCTTTCTCACTGCTGCCGCATCCAGATAGCATGAGAATAATGGTAAATAACAGGACACCTATAAGCTTATTGCTGTTTTTCATAGAATTTTTCCCCTTTTCTAATGGTTTTCATTTTTTGCTCAAGTGACTTAGCCTTTCACCTCCTTTTTTCCTAAAAAATAACAAAATGTTACCTTTTATTACATGAGTGTATTTTTTATTATCATATTGGTTGTCCAACCTTTTTTCAATAAAAATTTTTTTAATAGTTTGAAAATACACACAAAAAGAGAATACTTCCTGCATTCTCTCCTAACTTGTTAATATTCTATTTATAGTTTTTTAAAAAATTGAAAGTTTAATTACCTGCAAAGCGTACCGAAATTATGGGAATAGCTTCAAGATATTTTAAAGAAAAAGGGTTTCTGTTCTCAAGGCGGGAGGGTATGGATGAATATCTGACCTTTCAAATGAGAGTTCACGCCCTTCATGTGCTAAAATAAAGGCAAACCTACTAAATAGGAGGAAAAAAGATGAAGTATACTGGCTATATTGGTACCTACACAAAAGGCGACAGCAAAGGAATTTACACGTTCACACTAGATACAGCTGCTAAAAAACTGGGTGAAGTCAGCGTTGCTGCAGCCCTTGAAAACCCTACATACTTAAACCTCAGCAAGGACAACCGCTTTGTTTATGCCGTTGCTAAAGAAGGCGAGGCAGGCGGCGTAGTTGCTTACTCAAGAAATACGGAAACAGGCGAATTAAAGGAATTGAACCGACAGCTTCTGCGTGGCGCT
Proteins encoded in this region:
- a CDS encoding basic amino acid ABC transporter substrate-binding protein, whose protein sequence is MKNSNKLIGVLLFTIILMLSGCGSSEKASNGAESDEKKVLKVGTDAAFAPFEYMDKGKIVGFDVDFLDAVMEEAGYKHTLENIGWDPLFASVQGKQIDLAISGITINDDRKQTYDFSIPYFESTHMIVFKEGTDIKSAEDLKGKKIGVQNGTTGQLAAEKVVGANNNISKYDTTAVAFMALENNDVEVVVTDNVVASEYAKNNPNSKVKAIEDKESFESEFYGLMFPKDSKLKAEFDEAIKAVIESGKYAEIYEKWFGKEPSVDTLLKAE
- a CDS encoding STAS domain-containing protein, whose product is MKNWSIKISKRAIHFDVPLSQCLRAIAAYRTALWDTLTEELHKNNFSAITMLDVSKIIDPLLDKACSVIGNVYEDHSNELMEIAYSALEELSVPVVPITDGIAVIPLVGTIDTRRASLIMGVALHEGARLNLEHVILDVSGVPIIDTMVADQILIVDALKLSGIETVLTGIRPEIAQTL
- a CDS encoding amino acid ABC transporter ATP-binding protein, which translates into the protein MISVKALKKSFGKNEVLKGISMEVKPQEVVVVIGPSGSGKSTFLRCLNLLETISEGHVYIEGADLTARSTDINAIRKDVGMVFQHFNLFPHKTVLENLTVSPIIVRKWSKEKAEAKARDLLQKVGLSEKVNVYPDSLSGGQKQRVAIARALAMEPKIMLFDEPTSALDPEMVGEVLEVMKQLAKEGMTMMIVTHEMGFAREVGDRVIFMDEGMIIEENTPMELFENTKHERTKSFLSKIL
- a CDS encoding amino acid ABC transporter permease, translated to MDFRFDIIADYLPLFIEGTLWTIAITIMGVLLGAILGLFIGIGKMMKNPLAKLPFVWYINFFRGTPLLVQIFIIHFGVMPLFMTTVNPIISGVVSLALNAAAYIAEIFRAGIKSIDRGQMEAARSLGMNHMQAMKEVILPQAVKRMIPPLGNEFIVLLKDSSLISLISVPELMYWGKAATGQYYRIWEPYLTVAFVYLVLTLSLTYLLNYVERRLDTE